A genomic stretch from Engraulis encrasicolus isolate BLACKSEA-1 chromosome 12, IST_EnEncr_1.0, whole genome shotgun sequence includes:
- the LOC134459225 gene encoding calponin homology domain-containing protein DDB_G0272472-like: MSKQFSRETRVIQRRECDELMEAARQQLSSEHEHMDTKSQIDIDNTEKGRQKAQENIRKKIEDAKKTWEYKCKKLMMDIEAEKMRAKARHEKVLMKFSTVNQTPKRLSAEKKVLKADEVMEAQEPQVPPPSTLSTQAPDITVKNVLLPSSRCLAVGQQRLTTAPKPAAVSASLAGTQCLPATKLREILPVPDKQKERQKTQENRRRKIEEARKTLEKYKKLEMDIEREKLRIKTKQEKMLMKISTKHETSKMLDMNTMEKDTGQRANHLETPLDRDTKQVVEGEMKDGKAKDMEELEKKKKSPEMKIKASDIHIKPARDYSAQNAEVQQQAENQHAVMMPTEKTTRKSNGFEGEMKDGEAEDMEELEKKKKKKSPEMKINASDLHTKPARDYSAQNAEVQQQAENQHAVVMPPEKTTRKSNGFEGEMKDGKAEDMEELEKKKKTPEMKIKASDLHIKPARDYSAQNAEVQQQAENQHAVVMPTEKTTRKSNGFPLGSIMGKLVKKTKAWGSEKVEKRKQSELEEERKLKEIEMRAVENLRQRQLAREKEEEEVLKAAEVREAQALQVPPSPLTLTQAPDTTMKNILPKSSGCPAGRQGFNTAEKAAVVTASLADISILAGDACFAQASSPSLKSLEKPLATAAVKQPAIVKIAAGKEESAKVVPGQNCALAGQGTKKMSNGTSKGAPKTPARAPKIPNSVTKLLTVETPVGTPYNQCIDFSIFCRQK; the protein is encoded by the exons AGTAAGCAATTCAGTAGAGAAACGCGAGTCATACAGAGGCGTGAGTGTGATGAGCTCatggaggcagccaggcagcagcTGTCCTCAGAACATGAGCACATGGACACCAAGTCCCAGATAGACATTGACAACACTGAAAAGGGAAGACAGAAGGCACAagaaaatataagaaaaaaaattGAGGATGCCAAAAAGACGTGGGAGTACAAATGTAAAAAACTGATGATGGATATTGAGGCAGAAAAAATGAGAGCAAAGGCGAGGCACGAGAAAGTGCTTATGAAGTTCTCCACAGTAAATCAGACACCAAAAAGGCTTTCTGCTGAGAAGAAAGTCCTCAAGGCTGATGAGGTTATGGAAGCTCAAGAGCCACAAGTTCCTCCTCCATCAACCTTGTCGACTCAGGCTCCAGACATAACAGTGAAGAACGTTCTCCTGCCATCTTCTAGATGTTTGGCTGTTGGCCAGCAGCGTCTGACAACAGCTCCAAAACCTGCTGCGGTTTCTGCATCTTTGGCAGGCACACAGTGTCTCCCTGCTACTAAGCTCAGAGAAATACTTCCAGTGCCTGACAAACAGAAGGAAAGACAAAAGACACAGGAAAATAGGAGACGAAAAATTGAGGAAGCCAGAAAGACACTGGAGAAATATAAAAAACTGGAGATGGATATTGAGAGAGAAAAGTTGAGAATAAAGACAAAGCAGGAAAAAATGCTCATGAAGATCTCCACAAAACATGAGACATCAAAAATGCTGGATATGAATACAATGGAAAAAGACACAGGGCAAAGAGCTAACCATCTAGAAACTCCCTTGGACAGAGACACAAAGCAAGTGGTTGAAGGAGAGATGAAGGATGGGAAAGCAAAGGACATGGAAGagctggagaaaaagaaaaagtcacCAGAGATGAAGATAAAGGCTTCTGACATACACATCAAACCCGCAAGAGACTATAGCGCTCAAAATGCCGAAGTCCAACAACAGGCTGAAAATCAACACGCAGTGATGATGCCCACTGAGAAGACCACCAGAAAGAGCAATGGGTTTGAAGGAGAGATGAAGGATGGGGAAGCAGAGGACATGGAAGagctggagaaaaagaaaaagaaaaagtcacCAGAGATGAAGATAAATGCTTCTGACCTACACACCAAACCCGCAAGAGACTATAGCGCTCAAAATGCAGAAGTCCAACAACAGGCTGAAAATCAACACGCAGTGGTGATGCCCCCTGAGAAGACCACCAGAAAGAGCAATGGGTTTGAAGGAGAGATGAAGGATGGGAAAGCAGAGGACATGGAAGagctggagaaaaagaaaaagacaccagAGATGAAGATAAAGGCTTCTGACCTACACATCAAACCCGCAAGAGACTATAGCGCTCAAAATGCCGAAGTCCAACAACAGGCTGAAAATCAACACGCAGTGGTGATGCCCACTGAGAAGACCACCAGAAAGAGCAATGGGTTTCCTCTCGGAAGCATCATGGGTAAATTAGTCAAGAAGACCAAGGCATGGGGCTCGGAGAAAGTGGAGAAGAGGAAGCAAagtgagctggaggaggagagaaagctcAAGGAAATAGAAATGCGGGCTGTTGAAAACCTCAGACAGAGGCAGTTagccagagagaaagaagaagaagaagtcctcAAGGCTGCTGAGGTGAGGGAAGCTCAAGCTCTACAAGTCCCTCCTTCTCCATTAACCTTGACTCAGGCTCCTGACACAACGATGAAGAACATTCTCCCAAAGTCTTCTGGATGTCCAGCTGGTCGTCAGGGTTTCAATACAGCAGAAAAAGCTGCTGTGGTTACGGCATCTTTGGCAGACATCTCCATTCTGGCAGGCGACGCGTGTTTTGCACAGGCATCCTCTCCATCTCTAAAGAGTCTGGAAAAACCTTTGGCCACAGCTGCTGTGAAACAGCCTGCTATCGTTAAGATTGCTGCAGGAAAGGAAGAGTCCGCTAAAGTTGTGCCTGGACAAAATTGTGCACTAGCTGGCCAGGGGACTAAAAAGATGTCAAATGGCACCTCAAAGGGTGCTCCAAAGACACCAGCAAGGGCACCAAAGATTCCCAACAGTGTCACGAAACTGCTGACTGTTGAAACGCCAGTGGGTACACCGTACAACCAATGCATAg ATTTCTCCATCTTCTGCAGGCAGAAGTGA